One part of the Paroedura picta isolate Pp20150507F chromosome 5, Ppicta_v3.0, whole genome shotgun sequence genome encodes these proteins:
- the LSM8 gene encoding LSM8 homolog, U6 small nuclear RNA associated, whose product MTTALENYINRTVAVITSDGRMIVGTLKGFDQTINLILDESHERVFSSSQGVEQVVLGLYIVRGDNVAVIGEIDEETDSALDLGNIRAEPLNSVVH is encoded by the exons ATGACTACCGCGTTGGAAAACTACATCAATC GTACTGTAGCAGTAATTACTTCAGATGGCCGAATGATTGTG GGAACTCTCAAAGGTTTTGATCAGACCATCAACTTGATTTTGGATGAAAGCCATGAAAGAGTGTTTAGCTCTTCACAAGGAGTGGAACAAGTGGTTTTAGGATTGTACATTGTAAGAGGAGACAATGT TGCTGTCATTGGAGAAATAGACGAAGAGACAGATTCTGCTCTTGACTTGGGGAACATTCGAGCGGAACCCTTGAACTCAGTTGTACActga